The Fervidibacillus albus genome contains a region encoding:
- a CDS encoding head-tail connector protein has translation MGEELVTKLKSHIHWEEGMDDSMLSFYLDRAKKYVKNATDSEDEWIIIMIAGIMYEYRISEEELSKAIEAMTPFLIQEAVYHAQDNDEQAELES, from the coding sequence ATGGGTGAAGAATTGGTCACAAAATTAAAATCGCATATTCACTGGGAAGAGGGCATGGATGATTCTATGCTCTCTTTTTATCTTGACCGTGCAAAGAAGTACGTTAAAAATGCAACAGATAGTGAAGACGAATGGATAATTATCATGATTGCCGGAATCATGTACGAATATCGTATATCAGAAGAAGAACTATCAAAAGCGATTGAAGCTATGACACCGTTTTTGATCCAGGAGGCGGTTTACCATGCCCAAGACAATGACGAACAAGCTGAATTGGAAAGCTGA
- a CDS encoding HK97-gp10 family putative phage morphogenesis protein — protein sequence MQNNNGFLEALEEINTLLKVDKKVEIDVLEKAANYFVQRLKPRIPVSKSSGPHLRDNIKVVVKNDVVQVVFEGNSWYWHLVEHGHKKPNGIGKVKGRHFVQNTWDTEGDKIAEMMANKIFEKMRG from the coding sequence ATGCAAAACAATAACGGGTTTCTTGAAGCACTTGAAGAAATAAATACGCTATTAAAAGTGGACAAAAAAGTGGAAATCGATGTTTTGGAAAAAGCAGCGAACTATTTTGTACAAAGATTAAAACCAAGAATCCCAGTTTCCAAGAGCAGTGGGCCACATTTGCGAGATAATATTAAGGTTGTCGTTAAGAATGATGTTGTCCAGGTCGTTTTTGAAGGTAATTCCTGGTATTGGCACCTAGTCGAACATGGACATAAAAAACCAAATGGAATTGGCAAAGTCAAGGGTAGGCATTTCGTACAGAATACATGGGATACAGAAGGAGATAAAATTGCGGAAATGATGGCCAATAAAATTTTCGAAAAAATGAGAGGATGA
- a CDS encoding RusA family crossover junction endodeoxyribonuclease yields MIQFTVFGEPVAQGRPRATTINGHVRMYDPKKSRDFKQYVRLVASEHRPEKLLEGPISLVVRVYKPTLKSFSKKKKAAAEAGELRPTTKPDVDNYVKSIKDALKNIIWKDDSQVVDLRVSKYYSEEPRIEVEIKVLEA; encoded by the coding sequence ATGATTCAATTTACTGTTTTTGGTGAACCAGTGGCACAAGGGCGCCCTCGAGCAACCACAATTAATGGCCATGTTCGAATGTACGATCCTAAAAAATCAAGGGATTTCAAGCAATATGTGAGATTAGTAGCTTCTGAACATCGACCTGAAAAGTTACTCGAGGGACCTATTTCATTAGTGGTAAGGGTGTACAAGCCTACATTGAAAAGTTTCAGTAAAAAGAAAAAAGCAGCTGCCGAAGCTGGTGAACTTCGACCGACAACTAAACCAGATGTAGACAACTATGTTAAATCAATAAAAGACGCACTCAAAAATATCATTTGGAAAGACGACAGCCAAGTTGTTGATTTACGAGTTTCGAAGTATTACAGTGAAGAACCGAGAATTGAAGTGGAAATTAAGGTTTTGGAAGCTTAA
- a CDS encoding phage portal protein codes for MGLRDQFSKFLYRQLEKRGWLEDIYSNVAFYGGRYVNDENILESSDVYELLQDISNQLMLAEIVIEDNDGKEIRIDPAINILNHPNNYLTKSEFIKLMTNTYLLKGEVFPILDGDQLHIATNVYTEVDNRLVEHFKINGTEIPGYMIRHIKNIGTSHLHGVGILELGRNTLEGVMNAEKVLTDKYRKGGLLAFLLKLDAHINPQNAAQSKLIKAILDQLESIDESRTVKLIPLGKGYTIETLESPINDEKILAYLNVYKKDLGKFLGINVETYQSLMKTDIEMAMMYLHNKTVKPIMRNFEEHLSVLFFGQNSRKRIKFKINILDFVPYSTKTNIAYNMVRTMITTPDDAREMLGFQRLNTEESSKLYVSKDLINGKDLGNATDDSLKGGDDNQGQGNPDN; via the coding sequence TTGGGTTTACGAGATCAATTTTCAAAGTTTTTATACCGCCAACTAGAAAAACGAGGATGGTTAGAAGATATTTATTCGAATGTCGCTTTTTATGGCGGACGTTACGTAAATGATGAAAATATACTTGAATCGTCCGATGTTTATGAATTACTCCAGGATATATCAAACCAGTTAATGCTAGCGGAAATTGTTATAGAAGATAATGACGGAAAAGAAATTCGAATTGACCCAGCTATAAACATATTAAACCATCCAAACAATTATTTAACAAAATCCGAGTTTATCAAATTGATGACTAATACCTACTTGTTAAAAGGAGAAGTATTTCCGATCCTTGATGGGGACCAACTGCATATAGCAACAAATGTCTATACAGAAGTCGACAATAGACTTGTTGAACATTTTAAAATCAATGGCACTGAAATACCTGGGTACATGATTCGTCATATTAAAAATATTGGTACCAGCCATTTACATGGTGTAGGTATTTTAGAACTTGGTCGGAACACACTGGAAGGCGTTATGAATGCCGAAAAGGTTTTGACTGATAAGTATAGAAAAGGTGGATTACTTGCTTTTCTGTTAAAATTAGATGCTCATATTAATCCACAAAACGCTGCTCAATCAAAGTTGATTAAAGCAATATTAGATCAGTTGGAATCAATTGACGAGAGTAGAACAGTGAAACTTATCCCACTAGGAAAAGGTTATACTATCGAAACGCTTGAAAGTCCGATTAATGATGAAAAGATTTTAGCATATTTAAACGTCTATAAAAAAGATTTGGGTAAATTTCTAGGAATCAATGTAGAAACTTATCAATCATTGATGAAAACAGATATTGAAATGGCAATGATGTATTTACACAATAAGACGGTGAAACCGATAATGCGAAATTTTGAAGAGCATTTATCGGTTTTATTTTTTGGGCAAAATTCCAGGAAACGTATTAAATTTAAGATCAATATTTTGGATTTTGTACCTTATAGCACGAAAACAAATATCGCCTATAACATGGTGAGAACTATGATCACGACTCCTGACGATGCTCGGGAAATGCTCGGTTTCCAACGACTCAATACTGAAGAATCGAGTAAACTTTACGTTTCGAAGGATCTGATAAATGGTAAAGACTTAGGAAATGCAACAGATGATTCATTGAAAGGGGGTGATGACAATCAAGGGCAAGGAAATCCGGACAATTGA
- a CDS encoding HK97 family phage prohead protease — protein sequence MTIKGKEIRTIDITNLTTREATENEPVRISGYAAVFNSKTRICDFFDEVIAPGAFSRTLSENGDIRALFNHDWDNVLGRTKADTLLLEEDDRGLKFEIDLPNTSVARDLVESMKRGDINQCSFGFIPIEEEWDYSVEPALRTIKDVDLYEISIVSLPAYEDTEVSLVRSKEIGEEVEKRIKLINQIKELLKDE from the coding sequence ATGACAATCAAGGGCAAGGAAATCCGGACAATTGACATCACTAACCTTACTACCCGTGAAGCAACTGAAAATGAACCCGTTAGAATAAGTGGTTATGCAGCTGTTTTTAATTCAAAGACGAGAATTTGTGATTTTTTTGATGAAGTCATTGCTCCTGGAGCCTTTAGCCGTACTCTCTCTGAGAATGGGGATATTAGGGCTCTTTTCAATCATGACTGGGATAATGTTCTCGGACGTACTAAAGCCGACACGTTGCTTTTAGAAGAAGATGACCGCGGTCTTAAGTTTGAAATTGATTTGCCCAATACATCTGTGGCTCGAGATTTGGTCGAATCAATGAAACGTGGCGACATAAACCAATGTTCATTCGGTTTTATTCCGATTGAAGAAGAATGGGATTACTCAGTAGAGCCGGCATTAAGGACCATTAAAGATGTTGATCTCTATGAAATTAGTATTGTAAGTCTACCTGCTTATGAAGATACAGAGGTATCTCTAGTACGTAGCAAAGAAATAGGAGAAGAAGTAGAAAAACGTATTAAATTAATAAATCAGATTAAGGAGTTGTTGAAGGATGAATAA
- a CDS encoding DnaD domain-containing protein gives MSGWIKLHRDIFDSDIWHDVTTFRLFIYLIGQASHKDGMKVGGIELKRGQYIRSYRKLADDLSYKEGRGYKKYSLSTIKNSVNKLVTAERVNVQETELGTLFTIINYSKYQDFEEENGESPNTQIEKVRTNTELTPNEVRTNPEQKQELKNERIKEYITTTTGNPIQLFEKLLCRLSPVQMESLLQWQDDFGDPDIINEAIRIADNRNKRTFAFVEYLLKEWANNNLDSLDRVKAYEQEKFNKIKTKPYQPKPVRREVVPDWFEDRQQLNAEDDEVVNFEEEKKKMQERLKKYKAGR, from the coding sequence ATGTCAGGATGGATAAAACTACATAGAGATATATTTGATTCAGATATCTGGCATGATGTAACCACATTTCGATTATTCATTTATCTCATCGGGCAAGCTAGCCATAAGGATGGAATGAAAGTGGGCGGAATTGAATTAAAACGAGGGCAGTATATTCGTTCCTATCGAAAGTTAGCGGATGATCTTTCTTATAAAGAGGGAAGAGGTTACAAAAAATACTCTTTAAGCACAATTAAAAATTCTGTTAATAAACTAGTTACAGCTGAAAGGGTGAACGTTCAAGAAACGGAACTAGGAACGCTATTCACCATTATAAATTATTCGAAATATCAAGACTTTGAAGAAGAAAACGGAGAAAGTCCGAACACCCAAATTGAAAAAGTCCGAACTAATACCGAACTAACTCCGAACGAAGTCCGAACTAACCCCGAACAAAAACAAGAATTAAAGAATGAAAGAATTAAAGAATATATTACTACTACTACAGGGAATCCAATACAGCTTTTTGAAAAATTACTATGTCGGTTATCACCTGTTCAAATGGAATCTTTACTTCAATGGCAAGATGATTTTGGAGATCCGGATATCATTAACGAGGCTATTCGAATTGCTGATAACCGAAACAAACGTACATTTGCTTTTGTTGAATACCTACTAAAGGAGTGGGCGAATAACAATCTGGATTCGCTGGACAGAGTTAAAGCTTATGAGCAAGAAAAATTCAATAAAATAAAAACAAAACCTTACCAACCAAAACCTGTTAGAAGGGAAGTTGTTCCCGATTGGTTTGAAGATCGTCAGCAACTGAATGCGGAAGATGATGAAGTCGTCAATTTCGAAGAGGAAAAGAAAAAAATGCAAGAACGGTTGAAAAAATATAAAGCGGGGAGATGA
- a CDS encoding DUF3954 domain-containing protein, with protein sequence MKIDEERKKAEIDLLEDSYYIVKNGRVIKINAINYGEDKIIWKNGQVLDLIRSERIRI encoded by the coding sequence TTGAAGATTGATGAAGAACGGAAGAAGGCAGAAATAGACTTGCTGGAAGATTCTTATTATATTGTGAAAAATGGACGTGTGATAAAAATTAATGCTATTAATTATGGTGAGGACAAAATTATTTGGAAAAACGGACAAGTTTTGGACTTAATTCGCAGTGAAAGAATAAGGATCTAA
- a CDS encoding DNA-methyltransferase, translating into MNIEVNTIYNMDCLEGMKYIPEKSIDLILCDLPYGTTNCKWDIILPFDELWKHYKRIIKDNGAIVLTASQPFTTKLISSNFKWFRYEWIWKKGNHTTGFQNANRMPLKNHENICVFYKKLPTYNPQEIMHIKPKVVKKDPKAQILGKNNKTLNKMHIVRKKNYPKSVIDFPRDSKTFHPTQKPTELFEYIIRTYTNEGETVLDNCMGSFTTAVAADNMKRNWIGFELDKTYCELGMERVNENRERLGMDPVEIRNQ; encoded by the coding sequence ATGAACATTGAAGTCAATACAATTTATAATATGGATTGTTTAGAGGGAATGAAATATATTCCCGAAAAATCAATAGATTTAATTTTATGTGATCTACCTTATGGAACAACGAATTGCAAGTGGGATATAATTCTTCCATTTGATGAACTTTGGAAACACTATAAAAGAATCATTAAAGATAATGGAGCCATTGTATTAACAGCTAGTCAGCCTTTTACTACAAAGTTAATTTCATCTAATTTTAAGTGGTTTAGGTATGAATGGATTTGGAAGAAAGGAAATCATACAACTGGATTTCAAAATGCGAACCGGATGCCGTTAAAAAATCACGAAAATATATGTGTGTTCTATAAAAAATTACCCACATATAATCCTCAAGAGATAATGCATATCAAACCAAAAGTAGTTAAAAAAGATCCTAAAGCCCAGATTCTTGGTAAAAATAATAAAACCTTAAATAAAATGCATATAGTACGAAAGAAAAATTATCCAAAAAGTGTGATTGATTTCCCTAGAGATAGTAAAACGTTTCATCCTACTCAAAAGCCTACTGAATTGTTTGAGTATATTATTAGGACTTACACTAATGAAGGCGAAACAGTTCTTGATAACTGTATGGGAAGTTTTACAACTGCAGTTGCAGCGGATAACATGAAGAGAAATTGGATCGGTTTTGAGTTAGATAAAACATATTGTGAGTTAGGAATGGAACGAGTTAATGAGAACAGGGAAAGACTTGGGATGGATCCTGTAGAAATAAGAAACCAATAA
- a CDS encoding HNH endonuclease, with protein sequence MKYCAEQGCKNLISSGRYCEEHKRRKKEKKFYSKNKSFYRSQAWQDLRSYVYQRDKGRCQNCGKFVFGKQAHCDHIIPIWKDPSKELDPDNIRLLCPKCHAELEYKEEQEKEKFKWKL encoded by the coding sequence ATGAAATATTGTGCTGAACAAGGTTGTAAGAATCTTATATCATCAGGCAGATATTGCGAAGAACATAAGAGAAGGAAAAAAGAAAAAAAATTCTACAGCAAAAATAAATCATTTTATCGATCACAGGCTTGGCAGGATTTACGATCGTATGTGTATCAACGTGATAAAGGTCGTTGCCAAAATTGTGGTAAGTTTGTATTTGGTAAACAAGCGCACTGTGATCACATTATTCCGATATGGAAGGATCCTTCGAAGGAATTGGATCCGGATAATATTCGTTTACTTTGTCCAAAATGTCATGCGGAATTGGAATACAAGGAAGAACAAGAGAAAGAAAAATTCAAATGGAAATTATAG
- a CDS encoding P27 family phage terminase small subunit — MARKSKVIIEAEEKRQKEEERIRKLLVEAEIYSPSLEPLIELYLDSFEVYHVKYGKWKKSNFPETKKSKNVNGDIKETIHPLKKEVLEWSSQLKSILGQLGLDYKGAKIKGKTSDHLDENEDSHIKNNKLIEFRRKFAK; from the coding sequence ATGGCGAGAAAATCAAAAGTAATCATCGAAGCGGAAGAAAAAAGGCAAAAAGAAGAAGAACGTATTCGTAAACTTTTGGTTGAAGCAGAAATTTATTCGCCTTCTTTAGAGCCTCTCATAGAACTGTACTTGGACTCATTTGAAGTTTATCACGTTAAGTACGGAAAATGGAAAAAGTCAAACTTCCCGGAAACAAAAAAATCAAAAAATGTGAATGGAGATATAAAAGAAACAATCCATCCGTTAAAAAAAGAGGTGTTGGAATGGTCTAGTCAGTTAAAAAGCATTCTTGGGCAATTAGGATTAGATTACAAAGGCGCAAAAATTAAAGGAAAAACGAGTGATCATTTAGACGAAAATGAAGATTCCCATATCAAAAATAATAAGTTGATTGAATTTAGAAGGAAGTTTGCAAAATGA
- a CDS encoding ArpU family phage packaging/lysis transcriptional regulator produces the protein MKQITFQLPEIDRSATKKRVEAALEKYRFYLLSVPEERLPKVTATYSLVPPTHTNAFYSSTETVVVDKVDFERERDKYMEWIRRGVNRLNQKERELIIKRYLNHEDMYDYELYNEMGVSERKFYRLKARAFYKLAFILRIEVYKEEAPV, from the coding sequence ATGAAGCAAATCACATTTCAGTTACCTGAAATTGACCGTAGTGCAACAAAAAAACGAGTAGAAGCTGCCCTAGAAAAGTATCGTTTTTATCTTCTTTCAGTTCCGGAAGAACGTCTGCCAAAGGTGACAGCGACATATTCACTTGTTCCTCCGACTCATACAAATGCCTTTTATTCATCTACAGAAACAGTAGTCGTTGATAAAGTAGATTTTGAACGTGAACGTGATAAATATATGGAGTGGATAAGACGAGGAGTGAATAGGCTCAATCAAAAGGAAAGAGAGTTAATCATCAAGCGTTATTTGAATCATGAAGATATGTATGATTACGAACTGTACAACGAAATGGGAGTGAGTGAAAGAAAGTTTTATCGTTTAAAAGCAAGAGCATTTTATAAACTAGCATTTATTTTAAGGATTGAGGTTTATAAGGAAGAGGCACCTGTGTAG
- a CDS encoding terminase large subunit has product MIDLNINYADLFANKVMSNKEDYPDSVILAVKRYQNWKKRKDIWFDLEKANAMLYFTETFVRHCKGEWAGKPLELELWQKFFFTNIYGWQKHNEKGQSVRVIRTAFLEVPKKNGKTLMATSPVVYGMFGEGKKGVDIYVSATNFDQAQEAAKPIKLTIENSPDLKDLVKVYHGKEQKVKSIIYPFVEDGINYQNQIIVLSKDNEGNEGKNPYICLFDEVHVNKSTEQWNNLRSAQIAQTESLNIVTTTAGKDPSALGVQIYTYAKDVLENDDDDSWFALIYEPNKGYDWEDRKVWRMVNPNYGITVNSDFLENAFKEAKKNSFNKAEFLSKHLDVYVNYAETYFDLDTLEKMLINNLNDEELEGMDCVAGVDLSRRTDLTCVSLNFPTFDDEGNPILKVKQMYFIPEFGIEEKEKQRNVPYRELAEKGFVTLCPGKTVDEDMVDQYILEAYEKYNMLQINYDPALAAKLVERWEMLGISCVEVPQYPTHMNEPFDDFEMLLLQERKLNGKVVPAVATDNPLFVFCTSNAKIITNINNLKAPSKRKSPEHIDGFVAFLIAHKETLNLMEPIIVDEAFDDYLKEIYR; this is encoded by the coding sequence ATGATTGATCTAAACATAAATTATGCTGATCTATTTGCTAATAAAGTAATGAGTAACAAAGAGGATTACCCAGATTCAGTCATTTTAGCCGTCAAACGTTACCAAAATTGGAAAAAACGTAAGGATATATGGTTTGATCTAGAAAAAGCAAACGCTATGTTATACTTCACAGAAACATTTGTACGTCATTGTAAAGGAGAATGGGCAGGAAAGCCACTTGAATTAGAATTATGGCAAAAATTTTTCTTTACTAATATCTATGGATGGCAAAAACATAATGAAAAAGGACAGTCCGTTCGTGTGATTCGAACGGCTTTTTTAGAGGTTCCGAAAAAGAATGGAAAAACACTTATGGCCACTTCACCTGTTGTATACGGGATGTTTGGAGAAGGAAAAAAAGGTGTCGACATATATGTTTCGGCTACGAATTTTGATCAAGCACAAGAAGCTGCAAAACCCATAAAATTGACTATCGAAAATAGCCCGGATTTAAAAGACTTGGTCAAGGTTTATCATGGAAAAGAACAAAAGGTAAAGTCAATCATTTATCCGTTTGTTGAAGATGGAATCAACTATCAGAATCAAATCATCGTACTGTCTAAAGACAATGAAGGAAACGAAGGAAAAAATCCATATATCTGCTTATTCGATGAGGTTCATGTAAACAAGTCAACAGAGCAATGGAATAACTTACGTTCCGCACAAATTGCTCAAACAGAAAGTCTCAACATCGTTACAACGACAGCAGGAAAGGATCCAAGCGCTTTGGGTGTTCAAATTTATACTTACGCAAAAGATGTGTTAGAAAATGATGATGACGATAGTTGGTTTGCCCTGATTTACGAGCCAAATAAAGGTTACGATTGGGAAGATCGAAAAGTTTGGAGAATGGTCAATCCTAACTATGGCATTACAGTCAATAGCGATTTTCTGGAAAATGCCTTCAAAGAAGCGAAAAAGAATAGCTTCAATAAGGCGGAGTTTCTTTCAAAACACTTAGATGTGTATGTAAACTATGCAGAAACATATTTCGATTTAGATACACTGGAAAAGATGCTTATAAACAACTTAAACGATGAGGAATTGGAAGGAATGGACTGCGTTGCTGGTGTGGATTTATCACGAAGAACAGACTTGACTTGTGTTAGTTTAAATTTCCCCACTTTTGATGATGAAGGTAATCCAATTCTAAAAGTTAAACAGATGTATTTCATTCCAGAATTCGGTATAGAAGAAAAAGAAAAACAAAGAAACGTACCATATCGAGAACTTGCTGAAAAGGGATTTGTCACTCTTTGCCCGGGTAAAACAGTTGATGAAGATATGGTGGATCAATACATTTTAGAAGCCTATGAAAAATATAACATGTTACAAATAAACTATGATCCTGCTTTAGCTGCAAAACTAGTGGAGCGATGGGAGATGTTAGGAATATCATGTGTTGAAGTACCACAATATCCGACTCACATGAACGAACCGTTTGACGACTTTGAAATGCTGTTGCTGCAAGAAAGAAAATTAAACGGTAAGGTTGTCCCAGCAGTTGCAACAGACAACCCCTTGTTCGTTTTTTGTACGTCAAATGCAAAAATTATAACGAACATTAACAATCTAAAAGCACCATCAAAGAGAAAAAGCCCAGAGCATATTGACGGTTTTGTCGCTTTTTTAATTGCCCATAAAGAAACGCTAAATTTGATGGAACCTATTATCGTGGATGAAGCTTTTGATGATTATTTAAAAGAAATTTATAGGTGA
- a CDS encoding 2-methylcitrate dehydratase, whose translation MSYVNFKALVKKINLKPNGIQEIVIEASGGELKGQLEKLARMIDHHAQIEIESTIVNYNVKIDSSTKKPLIEYRVDENGVIHEVKTSEQLELPGLPKKEVKIEDETKSIDREIVDQFVLSGMAPTFDDLPKNIDEIAKRRIEGDSYITLANVLEMSSGRVVEIIEDYRKRIAPLAQKWWEWKQNNEDQKDDHSDDTENGNENDAA comes from the coding sequence ATGTCTTACGTAAATTTCAAAGCATTAGTTAAGAAAATCAATCTAAAACCGAACGGCATACAAGAAATTGTTATCGAGGCATCTGGTGGCGAGCTTAAAGGGCAGCTAGAGAAATTGGCGAGAATGATTGATCACCACGCTCAAATCGAGATTGAGTCAACGATTGTAAATTACAATGTAAAAATAGATTCTTCCACCAAGAAGCCTTTAATCGAATATAGAGTTGATGAAAACGGAGTTATCCATGAGGTTAAAACGTCAGAACAGCTTGAATTGCCTGGGCTTCCTAAAAAAGAGGTAAAAATAGAGGACGAAACTAAATCAATAGACAGAGAAATTGTTGATCAATTTGTTTTGAGTGGTATGGCTCCAACATTTGACGATCTACCAAAAAACATCGATGAAATTGCGAAAAGAAGGATTGAAGGTGATTCATATATCACTTTGGCAAATGTGTTAGAAATGAGTTCAGGGAGAGTCGTTGAGATTATAGAAGACTACAGGAAACGAATTGCTCCACTTGCTCAAAAATGGTGGGAGTGGAAACAGAATAACGAAGATCAGAAAGATGATCATTCAGATGATACTGAAAATGGAAATGAGAATGATGCAGCGTAA
- a CDS encoding head-tail adaptor protein produces the protein MPKTMTNKLNWKAELLKLSETVDEETDRIVVDYIKSRDIQYNNIGVTATDKFTFKDAQEIMKKIEVRLDRAVENNQKEYRVKIGDRIYNIERVYVRENERIMELSLSYAD, from the coding sequence ATGCCCAAGACAATGACGAACAAGCTGAATTGGAAAGCTGAATTATTGAAGCTGTCGGAAACGGTTGATGAAGAAACAGATCGCATTGTAGTTGATTATATAAAATCCCGTGATATTCAATATAACAACATCGGTGTTACGGCCACCGACAAATTCACTTTCAAAGATGCACAAGAAATCATGAAAAAGATTGAAGTTCGTTTGGATCGTGCTGTTGAAAACAACCAAAAAGAATACCGTGTCAAAATTGGCGATCGCATCTATAATATCGAGCGAGTTTATGTAAGAGAGAATGAACGAATTATGGAGTTGAGTTTATCATATGCGGATTAA
- a CDS encoding phage major capsid protein: MNKKLLLALQKRNKERLQELKIKLEKGEVRAEDLEEIQKEVDELTEQLKEIANQLPTMGDDEDGQDDGYEETGEDGQGDSENSDGEDRDGDPADDGSREGEQRSGITDEQRSAVMTAIAKGLSSRGRVSVKPNEQEIRRAFARFVVGQISEAEARSLGIEAGNGSVTIPEVIASEIITYAQEENLLRKYGSTHRTKGDVKYPVLVKKAEANIRKKERGSNDEISETDIEFDEILLDPAEFDALATVTKKLLKMSGAPIEEIVIEELKKAYVRKEINYMFKGNDVDNENPGALEKKAVAFYESEAIDPTAVDSQKLYQQLVKLKGQPVTEVLKRSMWVVNRAALTVLEGMTDTTGRPLLYEAPNGIGYKLLGHNLDFTDAADGTDPTKPVFYFGDFKSFHIQDVIGAMELQKLVEKYAGTNKVGFQIYNLLDGQLIYSPLEPTVYRYEVGASQG, translated from the coding sequence ATGAATAAAAAGCTTTTACTTGCTTTACAAAAACGGAATAAAGAACGTCTTCAAGAGTTGAAAATAAAACTTGAAAAAGGGGAAGTTCGTGCTGAAGACTTAGAAGAAATCCAAAAGGAGGTAGACGAACTCACTGAACAGTTAAAAGAAATTGCTAATCAACTTCCCACCATGGGAGATGATGAAGATGGTCAAGATGATGGATACGAAGAAACAGGAGAAGATGGACAAGGAGATTCTGAAAACAGCGACGGAGAGGATCGTGATGGCGATCCAGCAGATGATGGATCCCGAGAAGGTGAACAACGTTCCGGTATTACTGATGAGCAGCGCTCAGCAGTAATGACAGCAATTGCAAAAGGACTATCTTCTCGTGGTCGGGTATCAGTAAAACCAAATGAACAAGAAATTCGTCGAGCTTTTGCTCGTTTTGTCGTTGGTCAAATTAGTGAAGCGGAAGCACGGTCTTTGGGAATTGAAGCAGGAAATGGATCCGTAACAATTCCAGAAGTAATTGCATCAGAAATTATTACTTATGCCCAAGAAGAAAACTTGCTGCGGAAATATGGATCTACCCATCGAACAAAAGGTGATGTAAAATATCCAGTCTTAGTTAAAAAAGCAGAAGCTAATATTCGTAAGAAAGAACGCGGTTCTAATGATGAAATTTCTGAAACTGATATTGAATTCGATGAAATCCTTTTGGATCCTGCCGAATTTGATGCACTTGCAACCGTCACGAAAAAGTTGCTAAAAATGTCTGGTGCGCCAATAGAGGAAATTGTTATTGAAGAATTGAAAAAGGCCTATGTAAGAAAAGAAATTAACTACATGTTTAAGGGAAACGATGTTGATAATGAAAATCCGGGAGCACTTGAAAAGAAAGCTGTTGCTTTTTATGAAAGTGAGGCAATTGATCCAACAGCAGTTGATTCTCAAAAATTGTATCAGCAATTAGTTAAATTAAAAGGTCAACCTGTGACAGAAGTGCTTAAAAGATCCATGTGGGTTGTTAACCGTGCAGCATTAACGGTACTTGAGGGTATGACAGATACAACAGGACGACCATTGCTATACGAAGCACCTAATGGAATCGGTTATAAGTTACTTGGCCATAATTTAGACTTCACAGATGCTGCTGACGGAACAGACCCAACTAAACCAGTATTCTATTTTGGTGATTTTAAATCGTTCCACATTCAGGATGTAATTGGAGCAATGGAATTGCAAAAACTGGTTGAAAAATATGCAGGTACCAATAAAGTTGGATTCCAAATTTATAACTTGCTTGATGGTCAATTGATTTACAGTCCGCTTGAACCGACAGTATATCGTTACGAAGTTGGAGCTAGTCAGGGGTAA